The nucleotide sequence AAATGGGCACTGCTAGGATGGGGAGAGATCCTAAGAGTTCGGTTTTGAATGGTAATAATCAAGTTTGGGATGCGAAAAATGTTTTTGTAACTGATGGTGCGGCAATGACTTCTGCATCTGCGGTGAATCCATCCTTGACGTATATGGCTCTGACGGCCAGAGCAGCGAGTTTTGCAGTGGAGGAATTAAAAAAAGGTAACCTATAATCTAACAAGACACGACTATGGCAATGAACAGAAGAGATGCATTAAAGAGTGTTGTCCTCATGATGGGAGGAACCATGGTGGGCGCTAATGCCATCCTGACAGGGTGTACACCGGAGAAGCAAATTGAAGGATTGGACTTTTCTCCGGAAGAGATCGCCTTTTTAGATGAAATAGGAGATACCATTATTCCAACTACAGATACCCCTGGTGCCAAGGCCACCGGAATAGGGGCGTTTATGGTGATGATGGTGAAGGATACCTATTGGGAAGAGGAGCAAAAGGAGTTTGTTGATGGTTTGAATGCCCTGAGGTCAGGTTTCAAAAGTGAAGTTGGTAAAGACTTCATGAAAGCAAGCCAAGAGGAAAGAACGGAATATTTGAACAAGCTTAATGCAACTGTAAATGATGAAAATGGTCCGAAGTATTTTAGAATGCTTAAGGATTTGACCGTGTTGGGCTATTTTAGTTCTGAAATTGGGGCAACGCAGGCATTGAATTATGTGGAGGTTCCTGGTAGATGGGAGCCATGTATAGACTATAAAAAAGGCGATAAAGCCTATGCGATTTAAATTTTGATATAAAGGGGGAAGTATTTTCCCCCTTTTTTAACCTATACCAACCCTGTATGAAAGAAAGAAGAAAATTTATTAAGTTGGGCGCTGCATTTGCAGCAGGGGCCTTTTTACCTTTTCAGTTTTGCTCGTCTCCCAAGAAGGAGTCAGAGGTAATAGAAGAAGCAGTATCTGAGGCGGTAAAAGGGACTTTGGAAAGTTTTGGTGTTCAGCTTTATTCAGTAAAAGAGGACATGGCCGAAAATGCTCAAGAAACCATTAAAAAGATAGCTGGATTTGGTTATAATCAAATCGAAGGTTATGATGGTGGAAAGGGAATCTTCTGGGGAATGAAAAATACAGAATTCAAATCCTTTACGAGTGATTTAGGATTGAATTTTATTTCTTCCCATGCTAATGTTTTTGAGAACACTGAGCAACTAGCAGAAGAGGCTGGAACTATTGGGATGAAGCATTTGATTTGTCCATATATTGGTCAGCAGGAGTCGATTGAAGCATGGAAGAAGATGGCTGATCGTTTTAACAAAGTAGGGGAAGCCTGTAAGCAAAATGGATTGAGGTTTGCTTATCATAATCATGGTTATACATTTGAAGAAATGGAAGGTCAATTGCCTCAAGATGTCCTCTTAGAGTATACAGACCCTGAACTAGTGGATTTTGAATTGGATATCTACTGGGCCGTGACTGCAGGTGTGGATCCTGAAACTTATTTTAAGAAGTATAAGGACCGTTTCCGTCTTTGTCATGTGAAAGACAGGGAAAAAGGTGCTGCGAGTGGAGAGGGAAATGCTTCCACGGTTCTGGGTACGGGAAGTATAGACTTTGCGAAAATTCTAAAGACTGCCAAGGAGAATGGAATGGAATATTATGTGGTGGAGCAGGAAAAATTTGAAGGAACTACTCCTTTGGAAGCAGCAAAAGAAAATGCCTTGTATATGAAAAAATTGGTGTTTTGATTGATATTTACCGAATGTGATCCGGCTGTAAATTTTTATGGTCGGATTTTTTTTGTCTATTTTTTTAAATTTAGCTGCTTCAAATTGTTTTAAAGACGTGATAATCATCTTTTGATGATTTTGGTTTTAATTTTGTCAACCAATTTTTGCAGCTTTATTGTGCTTAAAGCAATGGTGGCGTGATGGGAGATTGTCTGGCTTGGTATCTTTGGGAAATAATTTACGTTTGTAATAGTGAGGATGGGTGAATTGTATTGAAAAAAATGGAGCTGATGAGCGTTGTATTACCATTATTTCCCTTAAAACTAGTTGCTTTTCCTAGAGAAAATTTAAACCTCCATATTTTTGAACCTAGGTACAAGCAGCTGATTAAAGATTGTTTGCAGGGTGATCTTGAATTTGGCATTTGTGTATATACAGATAGATTAATGACGCATGGTACTGTGGTGAAGTTGGTTGAGGTTTATAAAGAGTATGATGACGGGAGGATGGATGTTAAGACCATTGGTTTACGTCCGTTTAGGCTGAAGAGCTTTGAGAATCCTTTATTGGGAAGAATGTATGCAGGGGGAGAGGTGGAGCTTTTGGACAATGATCAGTTAGTTTCTGAGGCCTTATTTAATGAGTTTGTCTTCTATCTACAGGAGGTGTTGAGGCTCCTGCATGCAGGAGATGAGGTGAATATCTCAAATTTAGATTCGTTTACTTATGCACATAAAGTAGGGCTGAAACTAGAAGAGGAATATCAGTTGTTATTGATTGAAAAGGAGGATGACAGGATGGATTATATTATTAAGTATTTAAAGCGAATACTTCCTGTTATGAGAGAAATTGAAAAAGCGAAAGAGAAAATTAAAATGAATGGACATTTTAAATCCCTCGACCCGCTCGATTTTTAGAATTTTTTATAACCTTGAAATACTGCTTTTTTTGACAAAGGCATTTTTGCCTTCCCATTCGATTTGGTACCAGATGTCTTTTGAAGATTTGATAATGACCCTGTGGCCTGGATTTACCTTTGCCAGGAGGTTTCCTGCTGCAGTTGGTTCTTCCATGATGATAGTGGGGCTTTCTTTGATTACTCCTGTTTCAGGGGCTTTGAGGAAATTGTTGCTAATAAAGACCAGCATCAGTAGAATGATGCTGGGGATGTAATATTGGATTTTCCTGCTTTTATTGGAAGTAGTGGCAAGGATTAAGCTGATAATTAGCAATAAAGCAAAAACACCTGTGATCTCTTGTTGGTAGTCTGTTAGAATTTTAAAGAACTGTGCTTGGTCAGAAATTTCATATCCTTTAAGGTCTGTTTGATCAGTAATGGCTTTGATTTTACTGATGACTTTGGGGTTTGGGTTTAAGTCGTAATATTTGGAAAGATATAGGGTAGTTTCTTCGTGTTTTCCCATTCCTTCTGTTATATATGCCATTTTTAGGAGCATTGCTGGTGAGTAAGCATCCTCGTTTTTTAGGATGTCTTCATAATGTTTATAGGCTTCTTGGTAGCTTTTTGCATTGAATAATGAGTCTGCTAAAAAAAGCGGTTTTGTATCTGCTTGACAATTAATGGTTTGTATTGACACTAGAATAAATATCAAAAATAATACAATAAAGTTTCGTTTGATGTTTGGCATTTTCGAAATGGTCTCTTAAATTTGCAGTCCAATTACGACAAAGATATAACAAAAAGCAAGTCGAAATTGACAAAAAAAGGAAGTTAAAAGGACTTTCGGAGCCTGAGGATATAGATTTTGTTCTTTCGCTTTTGATGTAATGTACCAGAATTTTCAAGCAGATAATTTATAAAATATTTCTGTGTTCATGATAGATGACTGTACTATCGGAATGGGAAATATTATAATGTAAAAAAAAAATGATTCCGTAGCTCAGCTGGTAGAGCAATACACTTTTAATGTATGGGTCCTGGGTTCGAGCCCCAGCGGGATCACAAAATTGGAAATAAAATTGTAAATTCTTTTGAATAATTTGCTCAGAAGGTTTTACCTTTGCAACTCCAATTCGGGAAAGCATTTATTATTGTAAGTGTTTGTATTCCCGGGGTGTAGCGTAGCCCGGTTATCGCGCCTCGTTTGGGACGAGGAGGTCGCAGGTTCGAATCCTGCCACCCCGACGATCAAATAGCTTTGTTTATTCAAAGTGAACGGTCCTGTAGCTCAACTGGATAGAGCAACTGCCTTCTAAGCAGTAGGTTAAAGGTTCGAGTCCTTTCAGGATCACAAAGCAGAAAGCAATTTCTGCTTCTTATTTCTTAAGATTCCGTAGCTCAGCTGGTAGAGCAATACACTTTTAATGTATGGGTCCTGGGTTCGAGCCCCAGCGGGATCACTTGATGGGACAAGTTTGAAAATGAACGACTTGTCCCATTTTTATTTCCTCCTAAGTCCTTATCAATCAGCATGATATATTGAATCGCTTCGTTGACCCTGGTGGTTCGATATTCAAATCCGTCAAAAGTCAGATTTTCGGGAAAGACCGAACCAACGATTTTTCTTTTTTGTATGACCGATCCTGATTTGTATAGATAATCCAATTGAGAAAGATTGCTAATGGCCTTATCCCATAGGGGTTCAAGGTTCTGTGTATCGGCTACGGTGTTTGTCAGCTTTGCTTCGATCCTGTTGATCTTTTTATCGGCATCCGCTTTCATCATACGATAATCATCCGCTTCAATATCACCGCACAAAAGTAATTCCCTGGCCTTGCTCAGTTTTTTGTTCTCTTCCTGGAGCCGGACTTTCAGTTGCTGGATGTTCCCGATCCAGTCTCTTGTCTTCGCTTTATATACCGAAGCAATAACTTCTTTATACAATTTGAGTTTCGGCAAGGGACGCACGTACTTTCCAATTTCGGCAATGATCTTGTCGTTCATATCCGGTGCCTTGTGCCTGAACTTGCAGCCGCCTGAACAGTGGTAATAGTGATAATACTGGGAACGTCCCTTGGATGCACTGCCAGTAAGCATACGGCCACATTTAGGGCAGATGACAAACCCTCTCAAAGGAAAATTCTCATCTACGGTCATCTTAGCCCGCATGATCTTCTTACGGCCATCAAGAATATCCTGAACTTCGTAGAACAAAGCTTCGGATATCAAAGGTTCATGTTGCCCGGTAACAAGTTGGCTTTCTTCGTCCTTGTATTTTGGGATAAATATTTTACCGCAATACATCGGGTTGCGAATGGCTGTCCAAAAGTTATTCTTGCTGCATTTCAGGCCTTTTGCCTTGGCCATTTTCCAAACCTGCTCAGTATTGAAGTTGTTCTTTGCCAACTCCTTGAAAACCCATTTCATAATCTCACTCTGGCCTTCCCTCTGGGCGATATACTTTTTACCTGTTTCGCTTATTCTATTGACATAACCAATTGGTGCAGTTCCCATCCACCGACCTTCCTTTTTTGCCCGGCGCATTCCGTGAAAGACATTCAATGCCCTTCTATCATTTTCCACTTCAGGCGCAGCCAGATAAAAGGCGAGCATCATTTTATTTTCAGGGATCGACAGATCCAATGGTTGTTCTACTGCCTGCGGTTCCACGCCCAATCGTCTTAGGGTGCCGATCATCTGGTATGCATCACCTGCATTCCTGCTAAACCTGTCCCATTTGGTAAACAGTATCAGATCTGATTGACCTCTCGACTTCCGTAGATCACCCAGCAGTTTTGTCCAGGAAGGACGTTTAAAGGTTTTGGCCGAATGGTCTTCATAGATAACCTTTCGTACCTGAATGTGGTTTATTTCGCAGTACTTGCGCAAACGCTCTTCCTGATCCCGTTGGGAATAACCTTTATCTGCCTGTTCATCGGTACTTACACGTATATATAAATCTGCAATTTTCATCACTCTAACCTATTAAGGATGTTCAATTTAAACAGCCTGTTTATACCTATAAATTTACAAAATTTAGGCGGTTTTTGCCAGATATTGATCCACTACAATGTCAGCCATCTGGTACATAAAATCCAGTATGACTTTCACTTGTTCCACTGTTACTTCTATGCCATCTTCCTTCAATAGCGCTACTGCTTTTTCCGGTGGTATCCTCTTCACTTCATTCTCCATCTCACACCTCCGCTTTAAAACAGCAAAGGCCCTTTGCCGGGCCTGTACCGGAATTCTAATTCACTTTACCCATCGCTTTCCGGGAAATATATCTTACTTCCCCTGTTCTTATTGAATGAGGGCTCGTACCGTATATAGCCATACTCATTCAAGTCCTTCACACATTTATGGTAGGTCATGGCAGATGATATCTTTGCAATCTTCATAATGTCATAACTGAATACCTCTATGGGATTTGCATAGCTCATCTGCGTACGGTATTCCAAAAGGGCAGCATAAATCCCTATATGCGTAATGCTGATACGGGCATCCCGCTGAATAGCCGTAAAAAAGTCAGACAAGGGCTTTAACTGTTCCATGCCATTATGTTTAAGTTATCGTTTGTCTCTTTCTTTTTATCTTAGCCTTCGGTATGTCCGGGGCATCATCGGAAATTGCCTGCTCCTGACTTTTATTATCCTGTTTAGCCGAGCGCCTTTGTCCTTCCGATTGTTTTTCACTCTTAGACTGGCGGTTATCCACCCTTTGCATATTGCTGTCATAGATATTGATGGTCTTGAACCGGGGATTGGCTTCGATATATTGCTTCTGCTCTGACCCCTCACGCTGAAACGTAGCGGATTGCAGGTTCCCCTTTTTCAAAGAATTGATCAGGTTGGATCTGTATTCCTCGTGGGCCAGTTCCTTGATCGGGTGTTTGGCCAAGACAGCTTCCAGGTCATAACCATAATTCTGGTGGTAGTGCTTCATTTTGAAGTTCCCATTGTCATCACTTTGTTTAAAGTCCATCTGTAGCCAGGCAGTATAGAGTTGCCCCTCCTTATTGGTCAAATCCTTGTTGACCGATCTGCCTTCCATCAGGTTATAGGCTTCTTTCAGGGTGAGGTTATTACCCTTGTTGATATAGATGGTCTGTTGCATCGGTTCAGGATTGTTTTCCTTCAGGACACTTACTTGATATGAGTTGAAGAAATACATATCCGTTTGCTTGGACTTACTGAAATTCAGTGTAGTATCCACTTTGTCATTGCCGAATTGCGCCTGATGTTGTAGCTTGAATTCAGGCTGTCCCTGTTCAATCTTTTGTTTCAGGGTATCTTCCAACCCTTCCCCAAAACCTGTATATTTTACCTGGTCTTTCAGGTATTCAAAATTTTTCTGGTTCATGATATTTTAATTTTAATAGTTATTGATTGACCACACTTCACTACTGAGGTAATACCGGAAGTACGGTCGCCTTTATGATCGTTCTGTTTTTTACATGGAGTTCCATGTGCCTTCCCCCATTTGCTTCAAATAGTTGAATCGCGAAGTATTTCTTATCAGGTATGGTAAACTTGGGAACGGCTACCACAAGGGTCTGTGAAGATTGACCCTTAATTTTTATCACATCGTTCTGTATATGTACGGGTGTGATCTCAATTTCCTGCGAAGCTGTCCTTTTAGCTTTTTTCTGGTCACGGATAAAGAAACGTAACTGGTCAATATCATAACTGATATTGGATTTGTTTGCGATGTTTAGCCGCAGGTACAGGAGGTTATCGTGGATAAATATCCCGTTCATCCCGAATCGTATGCCGTATTTTTTATCTTTTATTTTGCGCCCCTTGTATTTGGAATAGAGGGCACGTTTGGAATATGCAGTTACATCGGCTTCATTAACTGATCCTGGTGAAAGGAAAATAACGTTTTTGTTACCGGTTCCGGTCAATGAAACATTCAGCATAGACGGCTCAGGGGCATAATTCACTACAAAGGAGCTTAACCTGCCGTCTGATGTTATTACCGTAAGGTTGGTCTCAGGAAAGCCGTTCCTTGCCGCTTTCAGTTGTAGAATGTTGGCCGCACCTTTAGCCTTTTGTGCCAATACATCTTTACTGCCCCTGTCCACACCCACAATGGCACTTGGGAATATGATATTGGTAGTTTTGAAATAAGTGACCTCCAAAGGATAAGGAGCGATTGTCCGGGGTTGAAGTCCGGTTACTTTTTGGGCGTTTGCATTAAAAACGAAAATGAACAGGAAAAATCCCATTACCATTCTTGCACTAATCTTTTTCATCTTTATGGAATTTTAATGTTTAACAATTATTGATTACTGATCTGCTTTTGTTTTTCATCACGGAGCAGCACCTGATAGCCTGCTTTCAGGTTCACTTTCACCAGCTTCACCTTTTTGCTGAAAAGTGATTTGGCCGTTTCTATACCTGCACTGGCAGCCTGTGCCTGCCAGGAAGGGTCAAGTGAGGTAAGGCCGACAGTTTGCAGGGAGCGATCTGCCGATTGTTTGGCGACATCCCTTGTAATGGCGCCCGGTATATAAATCCCGTCCAGTCCATCCATATCGTACACGGACAGTTCTACCGGGAACAGGGAATTGCCGTCCCGGATGCTATTGATCTTGATATGAAGTCTTTCCCCGTTAAGGGAGGCAATACCGTACAGAAAATTATCTTTGGGAATATGTACCCCACCAATAAATACATCATTTACCAGACGCAGCTTTACGGTAGATCCATTGACCACGGTCTGTGATTCGTGAATGACTGCCTGTATGGTATTTTCTATTTGCTCCGGGTTTTCCTCATCATCCAAAGAATAAAATCCGTTTACAGAAGGTTGGGTCAATGACTGTCCTGTACCCATCAGGGAAACAAGGTCGCTTTCCTGTTGGGTTGAAACTGAATACAGTTTCTCCCTGCGGGCGTCCGATAGTTGTTTAAGTTTCTCCTGAACCCGTTCCGGGTGCTGAACATCCAGGATCTTTTCCAACATACTGTTGAGTTGTTCCAATTCCGGGTCTGGTGCTTCCGGTTGGGTCATCGTATGCATCATTTCTTCCAGCCTGTCCACATCGCTGGAACTCACATTAGCATTGCCATAATTGTCCTTGACTTCTTGATCAGGCGCATCATCAGGAAGACCAGTGCTTTCTACCGGTTTATTTAATTCCCTGTTCAATTCTTCCAGCTTCCGGTAAATTTTATCGGCATTCGGATCGCTGCCCTTGTCGTTTCCGTAAAGGGATGTATTTAATCCCCCCGAAGATAGTTGACCAGGTTTTACTTCTTGTTCAGGGAACAGGTCATCATTGGTATCCGAGAGAATATTGTTCCTATAGTTCGGGTCATTTTTACGGAGTTCCCTGAATTTTGCCGAATCCCGCTCTGCCCGGTTGTAGTAGCTCATTTTATCCATTTGCTTATCATCCGTCAGTTTCGCTTCCGGCAGATGGATGTTGAACCCTTCCTGTTTGATTTCCTGTGCCTGTATCTCCTGCACCTGACCACCTCCCAAAACCCAGAAGATCATGGTTATAAATGGGAGTACGAGCAACGGCAGCACCAGTAGGAACTTGCGTTGTCTCATCATTTTCTGTGTTTTTACTTGTTTTTCCATCATTATCGTTTTTTAGAGTCTTGATACTGTTTTTCGAAATACCGTACCGAATCCATCAGCCCCGGACGGCAGACCATTATGCTGTCATATACCTTTTTCCCCGTGGGGCTACGAGCCAGGCTGTCCATGTACAGCCGGAACTTTTTGATGCGTTCGTATTCCTGCATTGATACCAGAGGAGTTGTTGGCCCTACATCGCCTGTTTGGGTGAGATGCCTGGGACGTTTAATCGAGGTAA is from Echinicola marina and encodes:
- the traN gene encoding conjugative transposon protein TraN, with the protein product MKKISARMVMGFFLFIFVFNANAQKVTGLQPRTIAPYPLEVTYFKTTNIIFPSAIVGVDRGSKDVLAQKAKGAANILQLKAARNGFPETNLTVITSDGRLSSFVVNYAPEPSMLNVSLTGTGNKNVIFLSPGSVNEADVTAYSKRALYSKYKGRKIKDKKYGIRFGMNGIFIHDNLLYLRLNIANKSNISYDIDQLRFFIRDQKKAKRTASQEIEITPVHIQNDVIKIKGQSSQTLVVAVPKFTIPDKKYFAIQLFEANGGRHMELHVKNRTIIKATVLPVLPQ
- a CDS encoding SH3 domain-containing protein, with protein sequence MAYITEGMGKHEETTLYLSKYYDLNPNPKVISKIKAITDQTDLKGYEISDQAQFFKILTDYQQEITGVFALLLIISLILATTSNKSRKIQYYIPSIILLMLVFISNNFLKAPETGVIKESPTIIMEEPTAAGNLLAKVNPGHRVIIKSSKDIWYQIEWEGKNAFVKKSSISRL
- the traM gene encoding conjugative transposon protein TraM codes for the protein MMEKQVKTQKMMRQRKFLLVLPLLVLPFITMIFWVLGGGQVQEIQAQEIKQEGFNIHLPEAKLTDDKQMDKMSYYNRAERDSAKFRELRKNDPNYRNNILSDTNDDLFPEQEVKPGQLSSGGLNTSLYGNDKGSDPNADKIYRKLEELNRELNKPVESTGLPDDAPDQEVKDNYGNANVSSSDVDRLEEMMHTMTQPEAPDPELEQLNSMLEKILDVQHPERVQEKLKQLSDARREKLYSVSTQQESDLVSLMGTGQSLTQPSVNGFYSLDDEENPEQIENTIQAVIHESQTVVNGSTVKLRLVNDVFIGGVHIPKDNFLYGIASLNGERLHIKINSIRDGNSLFPVELSVYDMDGLDGIYIPGAITRDVAKQSADRSLQTVGLTSLDPSWQAQAASAGIETAKSLFSKKVKLVKVNLKAGYQVLLRDEKQKQISNQ
- a CDS encoding LON peptidase substrate-binding domain-containing protein, with the protein product MSVVLPLFPLKLVAFPRENLNLHIFEPRYKQLIKDCLQGDLEFGICVYTDRLMTHGTVVKLVEVYKEYDDGRMDVKTIGLRPFRLKSFENPLLGRMYAGGEVELLDNDQLVSEALFNEFVFYLQEVLRLLHAGDEVNISNLDSFTYAHKVGLKLEEEYQLLLIEKEDDRMDYIIKYLKRILPVMREIEKAKEKIKMNGHFKSLDPLDF
- a CDS encoding sugar phosphate isomerase/epimerase family protein, translating into MKERRKFIKLGAAFAAGAFLPFQFCSSPKKESEVIEEAVSEAVKGTLESFGVQLYSVKEDMAENAQETIKKIAGFGYNQIEGYDGGKGIFWGMKNTEFKSFTSDLGLNFISSHANVFENTEQLAEEAGTIGMKHLICPYIGQQESIEAWKKMADRFNKVGEACKQNGLRFAYHNHGYTFEEMEGQLPQDVLLEYTDPELVDFELDIYWAVTAGVDPETYFKKYKDRFRLCHVKDREKGAASGEGNASTVLGTGSIDFAKILKTAKENGMEYYVVEQEKFEGTTPLEAAKENALYMKKLVF
- a CDS encoding gluconate 2-dehydrogenase subunit 3 family protein, whose protein sequence is MAMNRRDALKSVVLMMGGTMVGANAILTGCTPEKQIEGLDFSPEEIAFLDEIGDTIIPTTDTPGAKATGIGAFMVMMVKDTYWEEEQKEFVDGLNALRSGFKSEVGKDFMKASQEERTEYLNKLNATVNDENGPKYFRMLKDLTVLGYFSSEIGATQALNYVEVPGRWEPCIDYKKGDKAYAI